The Microbacterium sp. KUDC0406 genome includes a window with the following:
- a CDS encoding ABC transporter ATP-binding protein: MTQTATTTSTAPQASVAPAPLAIEATGLSKAFQGVAAVDGVDLQVRQGEVVAFLGPNGAGKTTTIDMLLGLSQPDRGEVSLFGLTPRQAISRGLVSAVMQTGGLLSDITVRDTMKLTASLFAQTTGIDAALERAGILDIADRRVSKCSGGQQQRLRFAMALVSDPGLIVLDEPTTGMDVEGRHSFWQAIHADAQRGRTVLFATHYLEEADQYADRIVLIRRGRIVADGTTAEIKAMASGRTVEAEWANADQTALSRLPGVDSVEVRGTRVIVRSGDSDAVARYLLGHTDAHDVTITSQNLEQAFLRLTGETVEGE; encoded by the coding sequence ATGACACAGACAGCCACCACCACGAGCACCGCACCGCAGGCATCCGTCGCGCCGGCGCCCCTCGCGATCGAGGCCACCGGCCTCAGCAAGGCGTTCCAGGGCGTCGCCGCCGTGGACGGCGTCGACCTGCAGGTGCGCCAGGGCGAGGTCGTCGCGTTCCTCGGCCCCAACGGCGCCGGCAAGACCACCACGATCGACATGCTGCTCGGGCTCTCGCAGCCCGACCGCGGCGAGGTCAGCCTGTTCGGTCTCACCCCGAGGCAGGCGATCAGCCGCGGCCTCGTCTCGGCCGTCATGCAGACGGGGGGCCTGCTCAGCGACATCACCGTGCGCGACACGATGAAGCTCACCGCATCGCTGTTCGCGCAGACGACCGGCATCGATGCGGCGCTCGAGCGCGCCGGCATCCTCGACATCGCCGACCGGCGCGTGTCGAAGTGCTCCGGCGGCCAGCAGCAGCGCCTGCGCTTCGCGATGGCCCTGGTCTCGGATCCCGGGCTGATCGTGCTCGACGAGCCGACGACCGGCATGGACGTGGAGGGCAGGCACTCGTTCTGGCAGGCCATCCACGCCGACGCGCAGCGCGGCCGCACGGTGCTCTTCGCCACGCACTACCTCGAGGAGGCCGACCAGTACGCCGACCGCATCGTGCTCATCCGCAGGGGGCGGATCGTCGCGGACGGCACCACCGCCGAGATCAAGGCGATGGCTTCGGGCCGCACGGTCGAGGCGGAGTGGGCGAACGCCGATCAGACCGCCCTGTCCCGGCTGCCGGGCGTGGACTCGGTCGAAGTGCGCGGAACGCGCGTGATCGTGCGCTCCGGAGACTCGGATGCCGTGGCCCGCTATCTGCTCGGGCACACGGACGCCCACGACGTGACCATCACCAGCCAGAACCTCGAGCAGGCGTTCCTGCGCCTCACCGGCGAGACCGTCGAAGGAGAATGA